A single region of the Triticum dicoccoides isolate Atlit2015 ecotype Zavitan chromosome 2B, WEW_v2.0, whole genome shotgun sequence genome encodes:
- the LOC119363231 gene encoding arabinogalactan protein 13-like, protein MAGLRMKFVAVAAMAAALVASAAAAEAPAPAPASDAAAAVPLAAASFAAAAFGYLFC, encoded by the coding sequence ATGGCCGGTCTCAGGATGAagttcgtcgccgtcgccgccatggccgccgcgctCGTCGCCTCCGCGGCCGCCGCCGAGGCCCCGGCCCCGGCGCCCGCCTCCGACGCCGCGGCCGCCGTGCCCCTCGCAGCGGcctccttcgccgccgccgccttcggttACCTCTTCTGCTAG